From Kwoniella dendrophila CBS 6074 chromosome 11, complete sequence, a single genomic window includes:
- a CDS encoding iron donor protein CyaY, whose product MSISAARSTRLLKSIHSQQAIINKRIQTTSPLHTISTFSKSSQQHKRLPSSPSASTNINGFRQFASSSSKRQVEQGEKTETTLSPEEYEKISERDMDLLHENLEIYVEQYGPNDWEVEYSSGVMTLKLPPHGTYVINKQPPNLQIWISSPVSGPSRFDFKQNQGGWVHHRNDDIKLGKLLEEELRGLLEKQGNKGGSEEWEGTGL is encoded by the exons ATGTCAATTTCCGCTGCTCGTTCAACACGGCTCCTGAAGTCTATACACTCACAACAAGCGATAATCAATAAGCGTATTCAGACTACTTCGCCTCTTCATACTATCTCGactttttcaaaatcatctcAGCAGCATAAACGTCTTCCGTCGTCgccttcagcatcaacaaataTAAATGGATTTAGACAATTCGCGAGCTCAAGTAGTAAACGtcaagttgaacaaggtgagAAAAC TGAAACAACTTTATCACCAGAAGAATACGAAAAAATATCAGAAAGAGATATGGATTTATTACATGAGAATTTGGAAATATACGTTGAACAATATGGACCAAATGATTGGGAAGTTGAATATAGT TCCGGAGTAATGACATTAAAATTACCACCTCACGGAACATATGTAATAAATAAACAACCACCAAATTTACAAATTTGGATATCATCACCTGTTTCAGGTCCATCgagatttgattttaaacaaaatcaaggtggTTGGGTACATCATcgtaatgatgatataaaatTAGGTAAACTGTTAGAGGAAGAATTGAGAGGTTTATTAGAGAAACAAGGGAATAAAGGTGGATCGGAAGAATGGGAAGGTACTGGTTtatga